A segment of the Vibrio sp. YMD68 genome:
TATCCGGTGATTGATCATGTTTTCCTTGCGACATTTTTCGTCGGTACCGTTGTCGACACAATTTTATAACATGAAGCTGCTGTGCCGTTGTCATCGATAACCAGTTAAAACGCTCCTCGCGATTTCGCATGCAGCCTTGGCAATACCCTTTTTCATCAGTGAGACAGACTCTTACACAAGGGCTTGGTACAGTAAAGAATTCTAATTGTTCCAAATTAACCCCTTAAATCTCGATAATTCAATATGTTAGTTAATGATTATTAAGAGCGTGTTTTAAATTAGCAAAACTGTGACGTAGAGTAAACTATGACTTAGTTCTGACAAAAACACTGTTTTATTAACTATACTTTTTTGCATTCTTAGACCGAATAGCACATTGCTTGGTCATATTTCAGTTCGGAGTTTTATATTATGAAGCTTAGTTTAAAAACGCTCGTTGTTGCTATTTCTGTTCCAGTATTGTTGGCTGCCTGTACAAATGTCAGCGAGGAAGGACAAGTCATCACTCCTAAAGATCTACAGCACCACAACTGGGAACTTGTCCAAATCGATGGGCAAGACATAGTTAAAGATAACGACCATCGACCTGTGCGCCTAGAAGTTGGGGAGAACATGACGGCTAACGGACACGCTGGCTGCAACAATTTCTTTGGACAAGCTGAACTAAACGAAAACCAGTTCCGTATTGAAAAAATGGGCATGACAATGAAAATGTGTGATGACGTATCAATGAACACTGAAATGGTTATGTCTCAAGTGCTTACGGACTGGAGCAATATGACGCTAACAAAAGACAGCCTAGTACTTGAAAATGATGCACATACGTTAACGTTCACACTACGCGACTGGGTAAACTAGACCCGACTTATATACTTAAATGTATTCGCTCAAACAAAAGAACGGTTCGCCGTTCTTTTTTCGTGTTAGAAGCCGACTTAGTAACGCTTTCGCTTCGCACGTTAGCGCTTTTCACGAACTTTAAAAAAACCCATCACTGATTGTAATTGTTGTGCCTGCGTACTCATTTCATTTGACGTGGAAGAAAGCTGAACTGAGCTTGAAGCATTCTGTTCAGTAATGACCGTGAGTTGTTTCATGGCATCGTTGATCTGCTCGATCCCTGCTGATTGCTCATCGGAAGCGTGATTGATTTCTTGAACTAAACCGGATGTTTTGTTGATCGAAGGGACAATTTGCTCCAACAACCGTCCTGCTGTTTCAGCCAAAATAACACTGTCAGAGGCAACGTCTCCGATTTCTTGGGCTGCTCTTTGGCTCCGTTCAGCTAACTTTCTCACTTCTGCTGCCACGACCGAAAACCCTTTACCATGCTCCCCCGCTCTGGCGGCTTCAATCGTTGCGTTCAATGCCAGTAGATTCGTTTGGTAAGCGATATCATCGATGATGCTTATTCTATCCGCTATTTTTTTCATCGCGATTACCGTTTGCTCAACCGCGACTTTACCCTCTTGCGCTTCAAAGGTCGCTTTAGAGGCCATATCATCCGTTACCTTAGCATTTTGAGTGTTCAATTTAATCAAAGCGGTCATGTCTTCCATTGAGTCTCTCGTTTGCTCAACACTGGAAGCCTGAGTCACAGAAGAGCGGCTCATCGAGTATGCTGTTGCGCTGACCTTTTCTGATGCACTGGCTAAGCTGTTTGATGTACTTCTTACTTCACCAATAATGCCTGAGAGTTGTTGTACCATATGCTTCATCGCTTTGAGCAATTGTCCTGTCTCATCTTCGCTGTCAATTGAGATGTTTGACGTTAAATCCCCTTTAGCGAGTCGATTGGCAATCAATACGGCTTTTCGAACAGGAACCGTAATAATTTTCGTAATAATGATGGCAAGAATAGCGCCCAAAAACACCGCGATGAAGCTGATTGCGATAACAAATGCTTTCGATTGATCATTTGAGGTCTGTAACCGAGGGCCTAGCAAATCTTGCCTCTCTTTAATGGCGAGTTTGAAACCTTCTATGAGTTTGGCGGATTGTTCTCCTACCAAATCTAGCTTTTCACTCTTTAATCGATTTCGTTCCTCAATAACCGAAACAAGCTCATTGAAGGCGGTTATATATTGCCCATTGAGTACCGTTGCCTTGTCAATGATGGCACGATGCCTTGGGTTATTGGTTTGATGTGTTATTTGACCGAATGTGCGTAAATAGTGTTTGAATTCATTTTGCACCCGAACGACATCTTTTGAGTCATTACCATTGAGGAATTGACTCACATACAGCCTAGCCAACAGCAGATGGCGCATTGATTGCGAAACATCGTAGGCCTCATCCATATTACCGTCTTCTTTACTGCCAACGAGTAATGCCGTGATGTGTGTTTCTATCTCTGGGCCAAGTTTGTTCAGCGTTTCATGCACTAAAACATGTCGACGCTCAATTTTCTCGATAATTTGATTAAAGGTGACGTCATAAGTCTGTAAATGCTTTTCTACACGCTCAAAAATGGCCTTGTCTTCTTTGGTTAAAGCTTCATTCTGAGCTTCGACCATTAAACCGGTTAATGTATCAAAACGAGTTTGCTGCTCATCTAAAAACAGCTCATCTGAACTATCAATGTATTTTAACGCCGCTAAACGTACACTTAATAAATTAGCTTGTACTCGGCCTGCGTTATTGGTGTTTCTAGCCAGTGAACGATAATCTGCGAATCCCGATGAAGCGGTTTGAAGCGCATTAAAAGCAAGATATGCCGTGATCATCAGAAGCAGCAAGACTGATGCAAAACCAAGCCCTAGCCGCATTCCAATTTTCATATTTCTAAACATTAAAACCACCCCACGGAGAGCAGAACTCAATCCTCATTAACCTTATGTCCTTTTAGAGCAGCGACTACAAGGGAAATCCCTCAGTTTTAAAAAGAATACCTGAATGACAGGTGTTCATTGACAAAACGGGCTGATTTCACTCTCTATTCAATACCTATGTACTACAACAATATTAGAACGATCCTAGGCAATTGCATGGTTTAAAGAGGTTTAAAGTCAATGTTGGCGACAAAAGACGCGGCCATTACAGAACAAAATGCCGGGTTCTTGTCGGCACTTGGCCACACTTTTCATTTAATTCTATCTTTACTGTAATCTTTTTTGCTCTTTACGGGTCTCTAGAAACATCGCTTACACACCCTAATTCATTAACTGGGCTGTTCTGGATACATTTACGACAATCATTAAGTAAATAGTATTGATAAATGAATGAGATAGATTAGTATTTCTAGTTAATGGAACATAAAAACTTCACTGGTATTATTTAACATGGATAAGGTTATGAAGACGCTACTTAGTACGATGTTACTAACGACGGCCACATTGGCAACTCAAGCTCTGGCAACAGATTGGACAACGATTGAATCCCAAGCAAAAGGGCAAACGGTCTATTTCCATGCCTGGGGTGGAAGTCAAGAGATCAACCGCTATATTCAATGGGCGGGATCAGAGCTTGCCGAACAATATGACGTTACACTGAAACACGTTAAAGTGACCGATATTGCTGAAACAACAACGCGACTGATTGCGGAAAAAGCCGCAGGGAAAAACGAAGGCGGCAGTGTCGATATTGTTTGGATCAATGGAGAGAACTTCAAATCCATGAAAGACAACCAACTTCTATTTGGTCCTTTCACGCAATCACTGCCAAATTGGCAATATGTCGATAAGTCACTCCCTGTTGACGTGGATTTTTCGGAGCCAACTCTTGGATTGGAAGCCCCTTGGGGTGTCGGTCAGTTGGTCTTTATTCATGACAGCAAAACATTAAACAACCCACCTAAATCCTTTGCTGAGATGCTCAATTACGCAAAAGCATTCCCTAATAAGGTCAGTTATCCTCGCCCCCCTGAATTCCACGGGACAAGCTTTCTTAAAGCACTGCTCATCGAGTTGACCGATAATGATCCTGCGCTAGCCAAACCGGTTTCCGAGAGTGATTTTAATGCCGTCACAGAATCTCTCTGGTCTTATCTCAACGAATTACACACTGTCGCTTGGCGTGGAGGAAAACAATTTCCAGCGGGCACAACGGAAACCATTCAATTGTTGGATGACGGCCAACTGGATTTAGCGATCAGCTTCAACCCGAATTCCGTCTTTTCTTCTCAAGCTAGCGGTAAACTCGCGATGTCGACGAAAGCCTATGCCATGGACGCCGGAGCCCTGTCTAATATTCATTTCCTAGCGATCCCATGGAACTCGAATGCGAATGCTGGTGCGCAAGTTGCGATTAACTTTTTACTGAGCCCTGAAGCTCAATCGAGAAAAGGGGATTTGTCAGTATGGGGCGATCCATCTGTATTGAGCAGCCAGTACCTAACAGGAAGCGCAAAAAACACCCAGCAGTTTAAGTCCGTCTCTGAACCTCACCCTAGTTGGCAAGCCGCTCTTGAAAAAGCTTGGCTTGAACGCTACGGAAACTGATTCTAGATGTTGAGAGCGCTGTACCCTTTCATTATCCTGATCTGTTTTATTCCGACTATCCCTGGGGTAGTCGGTGTGATCGCTTCTTCTTTTAGCTATATACCGCCGATCAACATGCACACTCTCTCTTTTCTTGGGTTTCAGTGGGTATTTGAATGGCAAGGTGTCTGGCAGTCCATTGGGCTCTCTTTGTTTTCAGCACTGGCCAGTAGCTATCTTGCTGCATTGCTTTCTTTTGCAATCTTATTGTCTTGTTGGGGAAAGCCGTTTTGGAATAAGATTGAGTTAGCACTCTCACCGCTGCTCGCGCTTCCCCACGTTGCTTTTGCGATTGGCTTTGCTTTTCTTTTCGCTCCGACAGGCCTAATTTCCCGAGTACTCTTCAATTCTGTTGGCTATGACGTGAATCAGCAAACGGTCAATGATCTTCCTTTGTTGGTGAACGACCCGTATGCCATTGGTCTTGTGGTTATGCTTGCTCTAAAAGAAATTCCTTTCTTGTTATTGATGAGCATGTCGATACTCAAACAAATGAATGTCGACCAATTAGAAAAGGTGACCGCTTCGTTGGGGTATAACCGCGCTCAAACATGGTGGAAATGCATTTTTCCCCAGTGGATTAGGAAAATGCGCTTTCCTTTACTGGCGGTGCTTGCTTACAGTCTATCGGTTGTTGATATTGCTCTGATCATTGGCCCGACTAACCCACCGACATTTGCGGTACTGGTTTGGCAATGGTTTAGTGACCCAGACTTAACGTTACTCCCCCGCGCAGCCGCTGGCGCCATGGTTTTGTTTCTATTAGCGTCATTATTAATGGGGTTTGCTCGCTTATTTGAATGGGTATTCATTCATGGGCTACGAGGTTGGCAGTTCTCAGGGCGGTATGGACAATCGTTAGGCGGAAAACCTGTATTGGTCGCGGTATTCGCCTTATCGATGTTAATCATCCCTTTAACGGTCGTGTGGAGCTTCGCTCAGCGATGGCGATTCCCGGATTTACTGCCTAGCAACTTTACGACTCGTTATTGGCAATATGAATGGTTTGGCCTTTTAGGCAATATTCTACAAAGCCTGACGCTCGCGCTTGCCTGTGCTTCGATGGCTTTAATGCTTGCCGTGATTGCTCACGAGTATCGCCTGAAACATCGTTGGGCACTGTCGGACTACCTCATCGCCATTCCAATGTTGATTCCACAACTGTCTATTTTATTTGGCATCCAGATCATCACCTTGTATATCAATCAAAGCAGTTACTTCCTTTGGACTCTTTGGTCTCATGTGTTTTTCGCCTTTCCTTTTGTCTATTTGTCTCTCGATGGCGCTTGGCGCAGCTATAATAGTAACTTAACGAAATCGGCTTTAAGCCTTGGAAAACACCCTATTAGTGTTTGGTGGAAAATAAAAATGCCCCTTCTCTTTCCCAGTCTGATTTTTGCTTGGGCGATTGGTGCCAGTGTCAGTTTGGCTCAATATCTACCTACATTAATGCTAGGAGCAGGTCGAATTACCACGGTTACCACGGAAGCGGTTGCTCTTTCGAGCGGTTTTGACCGACGAGTCACTGCAATTTATGCGCTATGGCAAATGCTGTTGCCCTTACTCTTTTTCTCTGCTGCAATTCTATTAAGTCGATTTAGCGTTCGCTCTCGTAAACTCTCTAATAAAGGTCTATTACCGAATGAGTCTTTGTCTCAAAAACCTTTCCATCATTA
Coding sequences within it:
- a CDS encoding methyl-accepting chemotaxis protein, with amino-acid sequence MFRNMKIGMRLGLGFASVLLLLMITAYLAFNALQTASSGFADYRSLARNTNNAGRVQANLLSVRLAALKYIDSSDELFLDEQQTRFDTLTGLMVEAQNEALTKEDKAIFERVEKHLQTYDVTFNQIIEKIERRHVLVHETLNKLGPEIETHITALLVGSKEDGNMDEAYDVSQSMRHLLLARLYVSQFLNGNDSKDVVRVQNEFKHYLRTFGQITHQTNNPRHRAIIDKATVLNGQYITAFNELVSVIEERNRLKSEKLDLVGEQSAKLIEGFKLAIKERQDLLGPRLQTSNDQSKAFVIAISFIAVFLGAILAIIITKIITVPVRKAVLIANRLAKGDLTSNISIDSEDETGQLLKAMKHMVQQLSGIIGEVRSTSNSLASASEKVSATAYSMSRSSVTQASSVEQTRDSMEDMTALIKLNTQNAKVTDDMASKATFEAQEGKVAVEQTVIAMKKIADRISIIDDIAYQTNLLALNATIEAARAGEHGKGFSVVAAEVRKLAERSQRAAQEIGDVASDSVILAETAGRLLEQIVPSINKTSGLVQEINHASDEQSAGIEQINDAMKQLTVITEQNASSSVQLSSTSNEMSTQAQQLQSVMGFFKVREKR
- a CDS encoding DUF1289 domain-containing protein encodes the protein MEQLEFFTVPSPCVRVCLTDEKGYCQGCMRNREERFNWLSMTTAQQLHVIKLCRQRYRRKMSQGKHDQSPDIEASDPQQDLF
- a CDS encoding META domain-containing protein → MKLSLKTLVVAISVPVLLAACTNVSEEGQVITPKDLQHHNWELVQIDGQDIVKDNDHRPVRLEVGENMTANGHAGCNNFFGQAELNENQFRIEKMGMTMKMCDDVSMNTEMVMSQVLTDWSNMTLTKDSLVLENDAHTLTFTLRDWVN
- a CDS encoding ABC transporter substrate-binding protein; protein product: MDKVMKTLLSTMLLTTATLATQALATDWTTIESQAKGQTVYFHAWGGSQEINRYIQWAGSELAEQYDVTLKHVKVTDIAETTTRLIAEKAAGKNEGGSVDIVWINGENFKSMKDNQLLFGPFTQSLPNWQYVDKSLPVDVDFSEPTLGLEAPWGVGQLVFIHDSKTLNNPPKSFAEMLNYAKAFPNKVSYPRPPEFHGTSFLKALLIELTDNDPALAKPVSESDFNAVTESLWSYLNELHTVAWRGGKQFPAGTTETIQLLDDGQLDLAISFNPNSVFSSQASGKLAMSTKAYAMDAGALSNIHFLAIPWNSNANAGAQVAINFLLSPEAQSRKGDLSVWGDPSVLSSQYLTGSAKNTQQFKSVSEPHPSWQAALEKAWLERYGN
- a CDS encoding thiamine ABC transporter permease, with amino-acid sequence MLRALYPFIILICFIPTIPGVVGVIASSFSYIPPINMHTLSFLGFQWVFEWQGVWQSIGLSLFSALASSYLAALLSFAILLSCWGKPFWNKIELALSPLLALPHVAFAIGFAFLFAPTGLISRVLFNSVGYDVNQQTVNDLPLLVNDPYAIGLVVMLALKEIPFLLLMSMSILKQMNVDQLEKVTASLGYNRAQTWWKCIFPQWIRKMRFPLLAVLAYSLSVVDIALIIGPTNPPTFAVLVWQWFSDPDLTLLPRAAAGAMVLFLLASLLMGFARLFEWVFIHGLRGWQFSGRYGQSLGGKPVLVAVFALSMLIIPLTVVWSFAQRWRFPDLLPSNFTTRYWQYEWFGLLGNILQSLTLALACASMALMLAVIAHEYRLKHRWALSDYLIAIPMLIPQLSILFGIQIITLYINQSSYFLWTLWSHVFFAFPFVYLSLDGAWRSYNSNLTKSALSLGKHPISVWWKIKMPLLFPSLIFAWAIGASVSLAQYLPTLMLGAGRITTVTTEAVALSSGFDRRVTAIYALWQMLLPLLFFSAAILLSRFSVRSRKLSNKGLLPNESLSQKPFHH